In one Rutidosis leptorrhynchoides isolate AG116_Rl617_1_P2 chromosome 8, CSIRO_AGI_Rlap_v1, whole genome shotgun sequence genomic region, the following are encoded:
- the LOC139863629 gene encoding uncharacterized protein, translating to MLELLTKRVDKQEKDLIDCKKLVMQHEELLSQQQQQYQDDDMCFNRSLSDNETERPSPMHIRRGIRERKPTGVLRSPFTTPGYRKPIEKLSKDVIEKVESMNAVKLGTEEDQGQQQINEDVVPMDTDAAAEVSVDKQPVKVSKRKRKEQDWATEEEIWGMIDRFINDQGTLQPPPPNAWRDGRKHAGPAKDPKTMIESKQETRCMFIFQNEQFIFINQDFWLRLLALGHSGYLDNLHIDGWATFLLRYRQRFLPRASQVYATPEFPAQVLKASSRWTIMPLGFMNMFERFKTYFDNTQKEVGTQEESTTDGEGIIGQNPPDYMYLIGLGDGSVDLYPSWADCDQTQGHSCELASLLLDASSPLRPCVSMSQVYPDMSVKKNLTKFSRVTLPVYLKAIDYFNKTQDSQIVGYYENKESVELMIEPGPVVPIQTGGHGDCGVWVCIHMERIIYGREEVDNIGDAKKAAEQYRNRMARTFFRARFDTQEPPPPTPPVEIQVD from the exons ATGTTAGAGTTGTTGACAAAGCGGGTGGACAAACAAGAGAAAGACTTAATTGATTGCAAAAAACTTGTTATGCAACACGAAGAACTtttatcgcaacaacaacaacaatatcag GATGATGATATGTGTTTCAATCGATCTTTGTCTGATAATGAGACTGAAAGGCCGTCTCCAATGCACATTCGACGTGGAATCAGAGAAAGAAAGCCAACTGGTGTATTAAGGTCCCCATTCACAACACCTGGGTACAGAAAACCCATTGAGAAG TTGTCAAAAGATGTGATTGAGAAAGTGGAAAGCATGAATGCTGTAAAGTTAGGGACTGAAGAAGATCAAGGTCAACAACAAATTAATGAGGATGTGGTACCCATGGACACAGATGCAGCAGCAGAG GTTAGTGTTGATAAGCAGCCTGTTAAAGTGAGTAAGAGAAAAAGAAAGGAACAAGACTGGGCTACTGAGGAAGAAATTTGGGGGATGATTGACAGGTTTATAAATGATCAAGGAACTCTCCAACCACCGCCACCTAATGCCTGGAGAGATGGTAGAAAGCATGCAGGTCCAGCAAAAGATCCAAAGACAATGATTGAGAGCAAGCAAGAGACGCGTTGCATGTTCATCTTTCAAAATGAgcaattcatttttataaatcaaGACTTTTGGCTTCGATTACTGGCATTAGGGCATTCTGGTTATTTGGATAACTTG CACATTGACGGCTGGGCTACATTTCTGTTGAGATATCGTCAGAGATTTCTCCCCCGAGCCAGTCAAGTTTATGCCACTCCTGAGTTTCCAGCTCAGGTGCTTAAGGCTAGTTCTAGATGGACTATTATGCCACTGGGATTCATGAACATGTTTGAGAGGTTCAAAACTTATTTTGACAATACTCAGAAGGAGGTGGGCACACAGGAGGAATCTACAACAGATGGAGAGGGAATTATTGGCCAAAATCCTCCAGATTACATGTACTTAATTGGACTTGGAGACGGTAGTGTTGACCTATATCCATCTTGGGCTGACTGTGATCAG ACGCAAGGACATTCTTGCGAGCTTGCATCTTTGTTACTGGACGCAAGTTctcccttgcgtccttgcgtgtcaaTGTCGCAAG TTTACCCGGACATGTCAGTGAAAAAAAACTTGACGAAGTTTTCAAGAGTCACCTTGCCAGTGTACTTGAAGGCGATTGACTATTTTAACAAGACGCAAGACTCCCAAATTGTTGGATACTATGAAAATAAAGAGAGTGTGGAGTTGATGATTGAACCTGGTCCCGTTGTGCCAATCCAGACTGGTGGTCATGGTGATTGTGGGGTTTGGGTGTGCATACATATGGAGAGGATTATTTATGGAAGGGAGGAGGTTGACAACATTGGAGATGCTAAAAAGGCTGCAGAGCAGTATAGAAACAGAATGGCAAGAACGTTTTTTCGTGCACGTTTTGATACACAAGAACCGCCGCCACCAACTCCACCAGTAGAGATTCAGGTTGATTGA
- the LOC139863630 gene encoding protein ALP1-like yields MTSALRQLAYGTAADMFDEYLKMSEQTSILCLDNFFKCIITLYKEHYMRSPNAYDVQRLYSKHEEKHGFKGMLGSIDCMHWEWKNCPVALKGQYTRGDHKKPTIMLEAVASYDLWIWHAFFGMAGSNNDINVLNQSYVFDKLKKGTSPLAQFEVNGNQYTKGYYLADGIYPDWATLVKGFASPTDDPRIKFTRFQASARKDVERTFEVLQGRFHILRLAARIMSVNKMRRVMDCCIILHNMILEDQGFALSDWEEEFITEDMENRPERIPNRGRDQDVIIREIRDRMVHDQLTDDLVEHIWNLPSAFRTMNG; encoded by the coding sequence ATGACTTCGGCTCTACGCCAATTGGCGTATGGAACTGCCGCCGATATGTTTGATGAATATTTAAAAATGAGTGAGCAAACCTCAATACTTTGTTTAGATAACTTTTTTAAATGTATTATTACATTATACAAAGAACATTACATGAGATCTCCCAATGCATACGATGTTCAACGTTTATATAGTAAGCATGAAGAGAAACATGGTTTTAAGGGTATGCTCGggagtattgattgtatgcattgggagtgGAAGAATTGTCCCGTTGCTTTGAAGGGACAATACACTAGGGGTGACCACAAGAAACCTACCATTATGCTTGAAGCAGTTGCTTCGTATGACTTGTGGATTTGGCATGCATTTTTTGGAATGGCGGGTTCCAACAATGATATAAATGTTTTGAATCAATCCTATGTTTTTGATAAACTTAAAAAGGGAACATCTCCACTAGCACAATTTGAGGTAAACGGTAATCAGTACACAAAAGGCTATTACTTAGCTGACGGTATATATCCTGACTGGGCTACTCTAGTCAAAGGTTTTGCGAGTCCGACAGATGATCCAAGGATTAAGTTTACTAGGTTTCAAGCTAGTGCCCGAAAGGATGTAGAGAGGACATTTGAGGTTCTTCAAGGTCGATTTCATATTTTAAGGTTAGCAGCACGCATTATGTCGGTAAACAAGATGCGGAGAGTTATGGACTGTTGTATCATATTACATAATATGATTTTGGAGGATCAAGGATTTGCGTTAAGTGATTGGGAGGAAGAGTTCATTACCGAAGATATGGAGAATCGTCCGGAACGGATACCGAATAGAGGACGGGATCAAGACGTTATCATCCGAGAAATAAGAGATAGGATGGTGCACGACCAACTAACCGATGATCTAGTTGAGCATATTTGGAACCTTCCGTCCGCATTCCGCACCATGAATGGTTAa